CGGGGCTGGATCATAGTGGGCGGGGCTGGATCTGAGTGGGTGGAGCGGAGTGAAAAcggcagaagaaaagaaaagatacaTGCACAGCCTCAACCAATCAGCAAGCAGAACCACCATAGCAGTAACTTTTTAGTGTTACCTATTAGTGCCATCTAACGTCAGAATCCACCATCGCAGTAACACTCTGTGGACTACACCTCCCAGAATCCACCATCGCAGTAACACTCTGTGGACTACACCTCCCAGAATCCACCATCGCAGTAACACTCTGTGGACTACACCTCCCAGAATCCACCATGGCAGTAACACTCTATTGGACTACACCTCTCAGAATCCACCATGGCAGTAACACTCTATTGGACTACACCTCCCAGAATCCACCATCGCAGTAACACACTATTAGTGCCATCTAACGCCAGAAAACCTCCATGGCCACTGACCTTAACCAGTCGACTGTAGGGGGTCATTAGGTACCATGACCATCAATCAATGAATTTGTTTACTAATTAATGGTTTTGTTCAATTTACTTTTGAAAATACTTAtcgctctgtaaagcgcctagagacaattgtattgttatggcgctatataaataaaattgaattgaattatcgTAAATATTCTTCGAAGGTCACAACTGTAACCCTGCGTTCAAGTCTAAAAAAAGTGATTAAGGAGTTGAGGTGAAATTAATATGAGTTGACGTGGCACATGGTGCGGTGTAGACCAATGGATGCCGTGGAGCTCCTGTCCCTATAACACCAGGGGCAGCTGACTGATATCTCCTGGGGAGGTGACTGATATCTCCTGGGCAGGTAACTGATATCTCCTACAACCCCAGGGGCAGCTGACTGATATCTCCTGGGGAGGTGACTGATATCTTCTACAACACCAGAGCAGGTGACTGATATCTCCTGTGCTACAACGCCTGGGGCAGGTGACTGATATCTCCTGTGCCTACATCACCAGGGAGGTGACTGATATCTCCTGGGACAGGTGACTGATATCTCCTGTGCTACAACGCCTGGGGCAGGTCACTGATATCTCCTGTGCCTACATCACCAGGGAGGTGACTGATATCTCCTGGGACAGGTGACTGATATCTCCTGGGGCAGGTGACTGATATCTCCTACAACCCCAGAGCAGGTGACTGATATCTCCTGGGGCAGGTGACTGATATCTCCTGGGGCAGGTGACTGATATCTCCTGTGCCTACATCACCAGGGGAGGTGACTGATATCTCCTGTGCTACAACGCCTGGGGCAGGTGACTGATATCTCCTGTGCCTACATCACCAGGGAGGTGACTGATATGTCCTGGGGCAGGTGACTGATATCTCCTGGGGCAGGTGACTGATATGTCCTGGGGCAGGTGACTGATATGTCCTGGGGCAGGTGACTGATATCTCCTGTGCCTACAACACCAGGGGAGGTGACTGATATCTCCTGGGGCAGGTGACTGATATCTCCTGTGCCTACAACACCAGGGGAGGTGACTGATATCTCCTGGGGCAGGTGACTGATATCTCCAGGGGCAGGTGACTGATATGTCCTGGGGCAGCTGACTGATATCTTGTGATTTTACGTCATCGCATACGGTGTGTCCTTCCCAAAGCGCACTCTGGCCACCCCCCCAGGTACACCTTGTGGCTAATTTGCTCGTAATGACGGCCTCTCTGTAAATACGCTCCATAGCGGCGGCCCCCAGAACGCCCAGGAGGACCCCtgtcttcagcacacacacacacacacaccacacacacacacacacacaccacccacacacacacacacacacacacacaccacacacacacacacacaccacacacacacacacacacacacacacaccacacacacaccacacacacaccacacacacaccctcacacacacacaccctcacacacacgcacacacactcacacatacacacacacacacagcacagcgccCTCTAGAGGTGGTTTGGGTCAGAACCGCACCAGATCTACTATGGAGTGaactgcattctgggagagaTTTCAGCCCATGAGCACCTCGTGGAGGaggggtctcacacacacagagcagcgggggggggggggcgtccaATGGCAGGACAGCTGTAACCTGTGGCAGAGCTACCTGATTGGCTGGGGCTTTTGATTGGCAGGCAGAATGAGTGGCATGGGGGTGGGTCCAGCAAAGCTGCAGACGCACACAGGAAGCTGCAGTGACATCAGAGGTCCTGCTGAGGCACTTCAGAACACCAACAACGGATCAGAACccaacatcccccccccaccccccccctctactgCCTACACCCTCCCagttcctccctcctcttcctcctcttcctcctcctcctgcacgcCACACCTAATCGCtctcgtcgtcgtcgtcatcgtTGGACCAGCCAAAGTCGTCCATGTTGATGGCCATGTTGAGTTTGCGCCCCTGGCGGACGCTGTGGGACTTGGACGAGTTCTGCTTGGCCTGCATGCTGACCTGCATCCCGGAGGAGCGCACACtcgactcccccccccccgcgggCCCGTCCATGTCCCCGAACACGTCCCGGAACCCCGAGGAGCGCACCGACTCCCCCGCCCCAGCGGGCCCGTCCATGTCCCCGAACACGTCCCGGAACCCCGACAGCACCAGCgcctgcagccccccccccccgccgccggCGCCCCCTACTACGCCCCCCAGCTCGCCGTTactgcaggaggtggaggaggtggacgaGATCTGGCAGCTGACCTCGGAGCTGTTGCTCTCCTCACAGTGCGACTCGAAGAAGGACTCCGCACTCAGGGTGCCCATCACCGGGGAGGAGAactggggaggaagaggaggaggaggaggaggaggctgggtTAGTTTACctgctcctctgtgtgtatgatggaAGTGCTTAAGAGATATATAGCATATACACAACTTATAGATTGgggtataatgtgtgtgtgtgtgtgtgtgtgtgtgtgtgtgtgtgtgtgtgtgtgtgtgtgctgaccaaggttattatagttaacgaaaaccaacgaaaaaacgaaaacgaggtgcaaaataaactgaactgaaactgaaataaaaataaaaacgaggctttataaataaaaacgataactaactgaaactgtattgtgtctttacaaaaggaactaaaataaaatagaattatagagaaaatgtccttagttgtcgtctttgtcaatgtatttcatagatagccttttagtctatcttccgccgtaccacttttagtacacgcccctcacctggtttcatggcggcaaaagtcgggagaaagcgacagtccTATTTGGGGttacttggaacagtaacgtgcggtgaggttcatggctggtgaggcacttcagagtcagatttacaaatatataaacccaatacagtagtttaactcaccattcaattggcagcttgcactttgactactggttgtttttcataccagcattctttacacacacatagtctggtaaggtagctacatacagttggccgctgctagcttgtgatgaacttgtgttaatatgtgtgattatgcactcgtgaatatgaactcttacgaagttgcacaggccccctgagggtctccgctgtacgtccaaaaccaaaatctattcttgaggttgaaaatattttcaaagcaatttggctttgggtgtgagaagtcgagtcgagttatcttctgtcccgtcgtttgaagcataccttttagctacggcattggtctcccattattgatcaattcacgttttgattgaaagtccagttttgagaaatgttttagcttagctatagaatcttccattttcaaagtcaaggtaaaatataagaagagtaacggcagaacaagcataaacccgaccggtgggctctcgcatgctcccttcattgaagcattcattgtttgcctcctctccgtgctttttcactgcggctttacgtcagatcagcaaaactaaataggttctacgcatgcgctcaacccagttttgagatgaggcacagctcgtcgctgcctcaccgtctccctgtctcctgtctgtttgaacaggatatgcgcaaattctgactgacacacgtctgacatacatctttcatagttgtcttttgtggatggctcttttttttaaatggtatgtttggtgagtttttaattacatattatttattgtagcttgtatctactattcattttgagcattttgttttgcaagcaaaaaaattagGCTTccctgactgcccccccccccccctggtctgttgcattccgcggtaaagactaaaactaatactgaaactaataaaaactaaactcaaactaagcattttcaaaaaatagaaaaactaaactaaactagcaaacccgctttaaaaacgaattaaaactaaactgaaattgaaaaaaaaaagtcaaaacgaaataaaaataaaaaactagtgaaaaatgcaaaactaatataataaccttgacacacacacacacacacacacacacacacacaaacacacatacacacactcacacacacagacacaaataataaaatgcaaaactataataataaccttggtgcacacacacacacacgcacacacacgcacacacacacacacacacacacacacacacacacacacacacacacacacacacacacacacacacacacacacacacacacacacacacacaccttggtgcTGACGGGCGCTCTGGAGGATCGCTCCATGAGTTGTTGCTCCCACTCTCGGAGCCTCTGCtccctcttctccagctcctgttCTTTGGTGCTCAGCTCCCTCTCCAGCATCTTCAGACGCTCCAGAGTGGCATCGATCTCACacctgagggaggaggagaggagatggagggagggagggagagagggagagggggagagagacagagggagagatagatgaagggagggaaagagacaaagggggggagggagagagagatatagagagagatagatggagggagggaggaggagagggagagagagagagagagagagagagagagagagggagggggagagagagagacagggggagagagagagagagagatagagagagagagggggagagagggagggagggagagagagagaggggagagagagggggagagagagacagagggagagagggagagagagagatagagagagatagatggagggagggagggagagagagagagagggggagagagacagagggagagagagagagggagagagagatagagagagatagatggagggagggagggaagagagagagagagggggagagagacagagggagagagggagagagagagagggagagagagagagagagagagagggaaagagagagagagagagagagagagagttaaccTGGAGCTTTAATATAAAAGCAGGATTTGTTTTACAGCAATTCCTGATTTGGCCACCAGGTGTCAGTGAGGTTTCCTTTATGTCCTGaacgggctgtgtgtgtgcgtgtgtgtgtgtgtgtgtgtgctggggctATTTATAAACAGGTATGCCGAGctagagaccccccccccaatctctgcccctctcctgccctcttctCTGCCAAACTGTTTCCACACTCATGCTCCAAacgccacgcacacacacacacacacacacacacacacacacacacNNNNNNNNNNNNNNNNNNNNNNNNNNNNNNNNNNNNNNNNNNNNNNNNNNNNNNNNNNNNNNNNNNNNNNNNNNNNNNNNNNNNNNNNNNNNNNNNNNNNNNNNNNNNNNNNNNNNNNNNNNNNNNNNNNNNNNNNNNNNNNNNNNNNNNNNNNNNNNNNNNNNNNNNNNNNNNNNNNNNNNNNNNNNNNNNNNNNNNNNNNNNNNNNNNNNNNNNNNNNNNNNNNNNNNNNNNNNNNNNNNNNNNNNNNNNNNNNNNNNNNNNNNNNNNNNNNNNNNNNNNNNNNNNNNNNNNNNNNNNNNNNNNNNNNNNNNNNNNNNNNNNNNNNNNNNNNNNNNNNNNNNNNNNNNNNNNNNNNNNNNNNNNNNNNNNNNNNNNNNNNNNNNNNNNNNNNNNNNNNNNNNNNNNNNNNNNNNNNNNNNNNNNNNNNNNNNNNNNNNNNNNNNNNNNNNNNNNNNNNNNNNNNNNNNNNNNNNNNNNNNNNNNNNNNNNNNNNNNNNagagggggagaggggtagggagaaagagaaagagagagagagaaagatccagaagagggagatggaaaatCACAGTGGGGAACTAAGCTGTAAATATTGCCATTGGTTGGGAAGAGAATGGCATTCATTCTATGTGAGGTAGCACAGGGGGAttgtgggagttgtagtttCCTACCTCGTGTTTTTCCACCACTAGCCAGGCTACCTGCAGGCCCTCGAACCCTTTGAAAGGGACTTCTCTGGTGAGCATCTCCCACAAGacctgaggaagaagaggaacaatgagcaaacacacacacacacacacacgcacacacgcacacacacacacacacacaggcacgcacgcaagcacgcacgcacgcacgcacgcacgcacacacacacacaccgacacacacacaccgacacacacacacacacacacacacacacacacacacacacacacacacacacacacacacaccgacaccaacacacacaataaaaaaaataaaacatgcaataaaaaaataaatgtttcagcctacaaggcgaatttgttattatacagttacttgcctaaacgatagaagacattcctccaaaatacctctttttaatgattttgttgccgtttcgtgatttccgctaagaatttttcttcaggctaatagaactttaacattccaggtgttgcgtagcaacccattgcttgctgacttcaagttacaatgactttccgctacgttaattgaccggacttcttgcggaatgatatgaaagatgtgaattagaagcacaaaacttGTTGTATTAACTTtttgcagcggtgaatatcaagaaattacagacctgctaacttTGGggtggaacattctgaagagccgtataattagtaagaaataaaggcctgcccctaatacaagcctgccccaaatacaggccggtgcgctgtgcagcctaagtaaataaaagccccggccactatttgaggattcaCGGTATACTTACGgtaacacacagagagcaggtaCACCCAAAGATACaccactcacacatccactaccatgcacacacacacacacacacactcacacaaactcatacacacactcatacacactcatacacacactctacacacactctacacacactcacacacacactcatacacactcacacacacactcacacacactctacacacactcatacacactcacacacactctacacacactcacacacacactctacacacactcatacacacactctacacacactcacacacacacacacacacacacacacacacacaccgacacacacacaccgacacacacacacacacacacacacacacacaccgacacacacacacacacacacacaccgacacacacacacacacacacacacacacacacaggcacgcacgcacgcacgcacgcacgcacgcacgcacacacacacacacacagacacacacacacacacacacacacacacacacagactcaccacGCCGTATGAGTACGTGTCACAGGTCTCAGACACGGGCAGACTCTGGATGACCTCCGGTGCCATCCAGGGGAACGTGCCCACCAGggtcatgtgtgtggtgtgggacTGGAACTTAGACGCCCCGAAGTCACAGAtctaaagagggagagagagagagagagagagggaggagagagagagagagaggaagacagaggagagagagagagagagagagagggagagagagagggagagagagagagagagggaaagaaacagaaagagggagagaaggggagagagagaggagagagagagagggagagagagagagagagagagagagagagagagagagagggagagagagagggagagagagagagagagggagagagagagggagagagagagagagggaaagaaacagaaagagggagagaaggggagagagagagaggagagagagataaaggggggaagagagagaaaagggggaagagagagagaaaggtggacggcgagagagagtaggacagaggacagatTGAGAGACAAATAGGAAGACGGGAAAAAGATCCGATGAGATCCATAAATGTTCCTTTAAAGATCAGATGAGATCCCTAAATCTTCCTAAAGACCAGGTGAGATCTATACAAGCAGTAAAAGCACACTGAGGTAAAGATCAGGTGAGATCTATAAAAGCACACTGAGGTCAGAGTGTAATGAGAGCCGGTACCTTTAACAGCTTGTCTGCCGTCAGCACCACTGCAAtggaacacaaaacaacactgaGTCAGACTACAGGAAGAACAGAACAGCTGCAGCTACACTACTCAGCACAGAGATACAGGCTGCTGTTGCTACGCTActcagcacagagacacaggctgCTGTTGCTAAGCTACTGAGCACAGAGATACAGGCTGCTGTTGCTACGCTACTCAGCACAGAGATACAAGCTGCTGTTGCTAAGCTACTCAGCACAGAGATACAGGCTGGTGTTGCTAAGCTACTCAGCACAGAGATACAGGCTGCTGTTGCTACGCTActcagcacagagacacaggctgCTGTTGCTAAGCTACTGAGCACAGAGATACAAGCTGCTGTTGCTAAGCTACTCAGCACAGAGATACAAGCTGCTGTTGCTAAGCTACTCAGCACAGAGATACAGGCTGGTGTTGCTAAGCTACTCAGCACAGAGATACAAGCTGCTGTTGCTAAGCTACTCAGCACAGAGATACAGGCTGCTGTTGCTAAGCTACTCAGCACGGAGATACAAGCTGCTGTTGCTAAGCTACTCAGCACAGAGATACAAGCTGCTGTTGCTAAGCTACTCAGCACGGAGACACAGGCTGCTGTTGCTAAGCTACTGAGCACAGAGATACAAGCTGCTGTTGCTAAGCTACTCAGCACAGAGATACAAGCTGCTGTTGCTAAGCTACTCAGCACAGAGATACAGGCTGGTGTTGCTAAGCTACTCAGCACAGAGATACAGGCTGCTGTTGCTACGCTActcagcacagagacacaggctgCTGTTGCTAAGCTACTGAGCACAGAGATACAAGCTGCTGTTGCTAAGCTACTCAGCACAGAGATACAAGCTGCTGTTGCTAAGCTACTCAGCACAGAGATACAGGCTGGTGTTGCTAAGCTACTCAGCACAGAGATACAAGCTGCTGTTGCTAAGCTACTCAGCACAGATATACAATCTGCTGTTGCTAAGCTACTCAGCACAGAGATACAGGCTGCTGTTGCTAAGCTACTCAGCACAGAGATACAAGCTTCTGTTGCTAAGCTACTCAGCACAGAGATACAAGCTGCTGTTGCTAAGCTACTCAGCACAGAGATACAAGCTGCTGTTGCTACGCTTCTTAGCACAGAGATGCAAGCTGCTGTTGCTAAGCTACTCAGCACAGAGATACAAGCGGTGTTGCTAAGCTACTCAGCACAGAGATACAGGCAGGTGTTGCTAAGATACTCAGCACAGAGATACAGGCTGCTGTTGCTAAGCTACTCAGCACGGAGATACAAGCTGCTGTTGCTAAGCTACTCAGCACAGAGATACAAGCTGCTGTTGCTAAGCTACTCAGCACGGAGATACAGGCTGCTGTTGCTAAGTTACTCAGCACAGAGATACAAGCTGCTGTTGCTAAGCTACTCAGCACAGAGATACAAGCTGCTGTTGCTAAGCTACTCAGCACAGAGATAGAAGCTGCTGTTGCTAAGCTACTCAGCACGGAGATACAAGCTGCTGTTGCTAAGCTACTCAGCACAGAGATAATCTATTCATAgaattgtagacacacacacacacacacacacacacacacacacacacacacacacacacagaaagaaagcagaaaTGTGTTTACCGTTCCGTGACTTCAAGTCTCTGTGAATGACTTTAACTGGAGCCTCTGAATGTAAGTAATGCATTCCTGAcgggggagaaacacacacatatgatacaagacaggacacgcacacacacacaaacacacacacacacacatatgatacaggacaagacacgcacacacacacacacacacacacacacacatatgatacaggacaggacacgcacacacacacacacacacacacacatatacatatgatACAGGacaggacacgcacacacacacacacacacaaatgttttctCTTCACATACACAGTataagttctctctctcatatacataTTCTGTacaaatacagtcacacacacacacacacacacacacatacacacacacacacacacacacacacacacacacacacacacacacacacacaaggcctcaCACACATCCTTGGTAGATTTGacacagtggtgtggtgtgcataTCCTCTACCTTTAGCGATGTCCACTGCCCAGGTCAtgacaagcccacacacacacacacacacacacacacctttagcgATGTCCACTGCCCAGGTCATGACCTGCCCCATGTTCATCTCCTCGCTCTCTACGCTGGACAAATACTCATAGAGAGAGCCTCCGCTGGCGTACtctggggaaacacacacacacacacacacacacacacacacacacacatgttataatgtcagtgcatgtctgttcaaacagaggaggacagaggagctGTCAGTCAAACTCATTGAGTCATTTATCACAGACACTTGACAAGAGTCAAACACAGCTTATCACCTAcgagctgccacacacacacacacacacacacacacacacacacacacacacacacacacacacacacacacacacacacgcacacacacacacacacacacacacacacacaaacacacggatgAATTAAGAACAGATattcacagagagagtgtgtgcctcacacacacgcagaaactgTATGCAAAAAAgtaatgaatacacacacatacacacatagatgcacagtctgaagtacacacaaacacaaccacacacacattcatacgtaCTTGCATGCAGGCATGTTTGCTGccagcaaacatgcacacacacactcacacgcacgcacgcacgcacgcacgcacacacacacacacacaagcacacacacacacacacacacacacgcacacacacacattcagatcttATGACTGGATCTATAAAATGATCAACCCCACATAAACACTGAGGCTAGAGTTTCAAATGTCCTGCCAGAGTCACAACACCTCAGCACAAAGAGATTACTGCAAaacacgcacaccaacacacacaccaacagagtgattattgcaacacacacactaacacacacactaacagagcgaatactgcaacacacacactaacagagcgattactgcaacacacacacacacacacacacgcacacacacagacacacacacacacacacacacacacacacacagacacacacacacacacacacacacacacacagacacacacacacacacacacacacacacacacacacagacacacacacacacacacacagacacacacacagacacacacacacacacacacacacacacacacacgtgtcctaCCTGTGACGATGCCATAGTTGGGGGCCTCCAGGATGGCGCCGTAAAACTGGATGATGTTCTTGTGACTCAGAACGCTGAGAATCTCTGCCTGCCAGTGGGGGGAAGGAGTTCAGAGGCGCACacatggagagggacaggggaaggagttcagaggcgcacacatggagagggacaggggaaggagttcagaggcgcacacatggagagggacaggggaaggagttcagaggcgcacacatggagagggacaggggaaggagttcagagacgcacacatggagagggacaggggaaggagttcagagacgcacacatggagagggacaggggaaggagttcagagacgcacacatggggaaggagttcagaggcgcacacatggggaaggagttcagaggcgcacacatggagagggacaggggaaggaGTTCAGAGGCGCACACATGGGGAAGGAGTTCAGAGGCGCACATATGGAAAGGGACAGGGGAAGGAGTTCAGAGGCGCACacatggagagggacaggggaaggagttcagaggcgcacacatggggaaggagttcagaggcgcacacatggagagggacaggggaaggagttcagaggcgcacacatggagagggacaggggaaggagttcagagacgcacacatggggaaggagttcagaggcgcacacatggggaaggagttcagaggcgcacacatggagagggacaggggaaggaGTTCAGAGGCGCACACATGGGGAAGGAGTTCAGAGACGAACacatggagagggacaggggaaggagttcagaggcgcacacatggagagggacaggggaaggagttcagagacgcacacatggagagggacaggggaaggagttcagagacgcacacatggagagggacaggggaaggagttcagagacgcacacatggggaaggagttcagaggcgcacacatggggaaggagttcagaggcgcacacatgggagagggacaggggaaggaGTTCAGAGGCGCACACATGGGGAAGGAGTTCAGAGGCGCACATATGGAAAGGGACAGGGGAAGGAGTTCAGAGGCGCACacatggagagggacaggggaaggagttcagaggcgcacacatggggaaggagttcagaggcgcacacatggagagggacaggggaaggagttcagaggcgcacacatggagagggacaggggaaggagttcagagacgcacacatggggaaggagttcagaggcgcacacatggggaaggagttcagaggcgcacacatggagagggacaggggaaggaGTTCAGAGGCGCACACATGGGAAGGAGTTCAGAGACGAAACacatggagagggacaggggaaggagttcagaggcgcacacatggagagggacaggggaaggagttcagaggcgcacacatggagagggacaggggaaggagttcagaggcgcacacatggagagggacaggggaaggaattcagaggcgcacacatggagagggacaggggaaggagttcagaggcgcacacatggagagggacaggggaaggagttcagaggcgcacacatggagagggacaggggaaggagttcagaggcgcacacatggagagggacaggggaaggagttcagaggcgcacacatggagagggacaggggaggcACAGGCAGATGCATCAATCACCTTCATCTGGTAACCTGcactctccacagacacacacacacacacacacacacacacacacacacacacgcacacacacacacacacacacacacacacacacacacacacacacacacacacacacacacacacacgcacacacacacacacacacacacgcacacacacacacacacacacacacacacacacacatccacacacacacgctacattTGACACTCTGACGAGCATTGTTtcgctcttttctctctctctgtcaaagaGAAACCTACAGGAGTCAGGGCTGTCTTGAGTCTCAGCCTGCAGtcaactcaaaacacacacacacacacacacacacacacacacacacacacacacacacacacacacacacacacacagacacacacagacacagacacacactca
Above is a window of Clupea harengus chromosome 21, Ch_v2.0.2, whole genome shotgun sequence DNA encoding:
- the LOC105901603 gene encoding mitogen-activated protein kinase kinase kinase 20, with translation MASLSSSFVQIRFNDISFHENCGGGSFGSVYRAHWVSQDKEVAVKKLLKIEKEAEILSVLSHKNIIQFYGAILEAPNYGIVTEYASGGSLYEYLSSVESEEMNMGQVMTWAVDIAKGMHYLHSEAPVKVIHRDLKSRNVVLTADKLLKICDFGASKFQSHTTHMTLVGTFPWMAPEVIQSLPVSETCDTYSYGVVLWEMLTREVPFKGFEGLQVAWLVVEKHEVGNYNSHNPPVCEIDATLERLKMLERELSTKEQELEKREQRLREWEQQLMERSSRAPVSTKFSSPVMGTLSAESFFESHCEESNSSEVSCQISSTSSTSCSNGELGGVVGGAGGGGGGLQALVLSGFRDVFGDMDGPAGAGESVRSSGFRDVFGDMDGPAGGGESSVRSSGMQVSMQAKQNSSKSHSVRQGRKLNMAINMDDFGWSNDDDDDESD